The Chelonia mydas isolate rCheMyd1 chromosome 25, rCheMyd1.pri.v2, whole genome shotgun sequence genome includes the window AGCTTGGCAGGAGCCCAGATCAGTGTGCTGAATTTTCATGGAAATTCCACTGAACACAACAGATTGGAGAAGAGGTGAATATACAACATGGCACCCTGATGCTTGACCACACAGAAACCTAGGCTCAGTTCTTGCTACCACTTTCTCCGTTCCTCTACACTGTGACCTTGTGGATTTCAATGCCACCTTTATGGAGATGTTCTTTCCAACTCTcaagctctgccctgccccactcaccctgGGTGTTCCCTCCTTCTGTGAAACCTGCTCCTCTGCCTGCCCCATCACCCTTGGCACAGTAACTCCTCAAACTCAATACATCAAAACAAAGCTCCATCCTTCCTTCCAGTCGTCCTCCTGACCCTTCGTCCTCCAAGACTGCTAGTTGCACCACTCCCCTCCTCACCACCCTGATGTTATATTGGGCTTCTCTCGCATTTGCTCATGCCTGTCCAAACTGTTGCCAAATGCTGCCTGTCCTTCCTCTACAAGACTTTTCTCTTAATTCGATCCTTATTGCTAGGACCACTCTCCAAAGCTTTGGTTATCACCTGCACTGGCTACTATAACCAccatctcctccctctgcctccccaccagtCCCCCTGGAACCAACCTCCTGGGCCTTCTGCAAAGATGCCCTAAGACTCCATCCTTCcacattcaaatccttccttgaAACTCACTGTCCATAAAGCCTCCGAACTCTAACCTTAGCACTGAAACTCACCACACACTTTTGGACTTGCCTAGGTCTGAGTGCAGCCAGCATTCATGCTGTGCCTAAAGGGCAGAAGCCCTCTCCTTTCAGCTCTCTTTGCCCACTGCCCTGTCAGGAAAGAGCTTTGTCTCTTTATTTGCCTTCAAAGTGCCACATGCCCCTATGGAACTATCTGAAAAGTAATATATTCACTCAAAGGCTTCCTGCATGTCTGAATAGGAGCAAACTCTGATGGGCGCTTGATCACAGCCTCCTTGGCTAGGAGCTACAAAGATAGGATAACTCCCCAGCTGCCTGATCCAAGAGATAAATTAAACTCCCTTGGCCCTAAGTAACAGGATTCATCTAATCTCTTGGGAGCTAGGCTATCAGGAGAGCATCAGACTGCTGCTGTCTGCACCACCCCAGTCTGGTTCCCCTCTGCTTTGGGTAATTCCCCTGAAGCAAGCTCTCACCTTGAAGCAGTTCTCATCTGCCATGCAGCGCTCAGCCTTCCACTGATAGCTGGTCTCCTTGGCTGCCCGGACACACCTGGAGGATAGGTTGCCTCCAGCAGCACCTCGCTTTCTCTCACTTAAGTAGAGCTCTACaaccttcaggcagatatcatcACTCACAAGATGGTGAAGCTATTATCAAGAGAAAAGGGGGCAGCAGGTTTCTACCAAGAATGTTACATACGCTGGTGCAACCCACACTACTCCCTTAcatctgcccccctcccattttGCAATGAATGTAACAGAGGGAGCAAGAGGCAGTCAAGTCTTAAAGCACTTGTTTAAACATCTAATTGCTAAACTGGTAACGGAAAGCTTGATAATATAGTTAGTGTGAATCGTCTAACTCAACTCCTAATCAAAGCTTCCAAATGGCTTTGGTGGGGACAGTCAAGTGTCATCAGCAGAGAAACAATGAGAGGTGTAGTCGTAAGTTAACTGGCCACAGGAATTTCCGTTCACAAACTGAATTTTCTCCTGATTTTACCAACAGTCGTTTCCTTTCACTATTTCCTCTGCCTTTTTCCCATCACCTACTAACGGTTGTGTAAACACCTCAGGAGAAATCTTGGCTTCTTATGTTTGCAGGATACCTTGTAACCCTAATGTAACCTTTGTAACCAAAGAGGGAATACTGAAACTTACAGAAGCTGCAAGTCCACAGGCCTAGATTTTCAAATGCCAATTCCTTTAAACTGCGATACCCAGGGTTTTTAAGCTATGGAGAGACggggagggaaacaaagagcTGAATGCCTGTCTCACCAGGATATACATTCCAAGTGTCACTCTAAGGTGAAGTTCCTCTTCACCTTTACTCTGACCTTTGCTAAATCTCTCATACACTGAGAGACCTGTTTATCAATAGGACAAGGAAGGGCTGTCCACCAACTGCACCATGGAAGCACTAAGAGATGATCTGAGAGACGATTACCTGGCGGACAATATTCTGCACCAGCTTGTCCATGGTGAAGCCAATGTAGGCGTGGATAGTGAACATCTCCCTCAGAGTGTCCTCATACTGTGTGGGGTCAATATTCCCATCCAGCAAACTTCTCACCATATCCAAGAATGCTGGGTAGTATTCCTCCAACTCCACCTCACCTGGGCAGGAGAAGAAAGCAGTCACTGCAGACAAGAGGCAGAGGGTGGCCCCGAGGCAGGGGACAGAAGAGATAACTGTGCTCTAGATCTAGGACATTTGGCACCAAGAATATTTTTAGACATAAGCAATACACTTCAAGTGTAGCACCAACCGCATCCTTCCAGATGCCACTGACAGCACACGGAAGACCCCATGAGAACAGTGTGACTATCTGAAATTGTCATTGGGGCAGTGCCTGATTCAACTCTCATGCATgtgtctgtattttaaatgtgAGCAACAAACTCCAGGACACTTTGTAACAGTATTTTCCCCATGTTCTAGAAATACCCATATAGAAGACATAAGGTATATATCGTACAACAGCCAATGGGCTTGTAGAGGTGTAAATGAACAAAGATGTGTCCCTTGGCTCGTAAGTTATCCCCTAACCATCCTGGTTAATACATGCAGGTAACATTACTTATGAATCCATAATTCTCAGACACTGGAGAGGTCTCAGTTATCTCTATTCCTCATATTCATGCCAGCTGGTCCCAGTCACTACAAGTGGCCTCTGCATAAGGCACTCAGAACGCAAACAGCAAAATAATTCCCAGACAGCAGAATGCTCTTACTTGGTTGTTTCAATCTCAGTTCCATGGCTGGATCATTGgacttttctttccttccctcacAGAGGagtttctccctctccttttcagtCCGATACTCTAGAAGCTGCTTCTGAGCCTGACGATAAATCTTTAAGAGCCTTGAGCAGAGAGTCTGGTGAAGGCGGAGGAAGAAATACCAATTATTATTGGCAAAGAACAGACTATACACATCGTCCAGGGGTTTGTGAGACTCAGCCACAGCGGCATCACAGAACCCGGCTTTCTCCTCCAGAGGGCTGCTCGGCGGCCCTGGCACCTGTTTCTTTCGTAGCTCAGGAGCATCCAGGGTCTGTCCCTGATGGTTTTCTCTGTCCTCATCAGTTGACTCTTCAGAAACATTGTGGTCAGGGAGCGGAGAGAAAAACAGCTCCGGTACAAAGTGATGGACTATTTGCCGAATGGTGGCTTGATCTTCCTTCTGGATAGTGGGCTGTCGTTTCACATAGTAGCTAATGAGTGAAGCTGCATCTTCCAGAATCTGTTTATCCTCATAGATGAAGATGAGGTGAGGCTCGTTCGTGGTGGCACTTCTTCCCTCTGAATGCTGCTCCTGATGCTGTAATCGAGGGACAAACAAGTAAGATCCTTCTAATCCATTCCTGCAAGCCATTCCcgccacaacacacacacaaaatcagccAAGTGTTGATGGCTAGGCTGGGGGTCAAGTGAGGAAAGGGGATATTTAAGGGATTACATATGCTATTTCTCTTACATTTTTATCTACAAGTTATATATATTTTCGAGCATTCTTCTCACCCACTCTTGTCATCTTAAATTATAAGCTTTTCAGGGTAGGGATGGTATCTTCCTcgatgtttgtacagcgcttccCACAACAGGGACCCAATTCTGATCTGAACTTCTGGGCATTACCGTAATACAGAACAATATAAACAGACATGATCGATTGTTTGCTAACATATACACCTCATCGTAGACGCTCTCAATCTCATTCAGCAAACTCTTGGAGCGCAGGGCTTTGGTGTCATTTTGTTTGAAGTTGACGGCCTGGTGGTCAAGGGACTTTAAGTACGCCTTCTCATACTGCTCCCGCCAGATCTTGTTGAAGCCCTGCTGGGCTTCCCGCCATTCCTCCTCTTTTGCTTTTAACCTGCATAATGCAGAACAGACCATTTGAAAACCATACCACAGAAATTCACACACAACGTTTTAAAAGCAGCCTGCTGAGGCACAGCAAGACTTTCAGTATTcccaggggaaaagaaaaaaaaagacaagacttTGGTAAATAGTCGTGGCTGTGAatatacaatatttaaaaaacctcTTAAGTGACAGAAACTCAGGCAATCCACAATAGAGATGCCaacaccttaactctgccctccttTTTCTGGAACAATTTTCTCGGGTCCTAGGAGATCTCCACCTAACCGTCTCTGTCTTACATACAAGGATTCCATGTGACCAGCAGAAATGCTGGGAAGTGGAAATGGCTCAGAAATGAGGGGCAGAGCTAAATTTTCCTCAGGCACTAAAGAAGCTGTCACAGAGCAGGGTCCAGGAACAGTGGGTGTTGTGTGAAGATGCCATAGATGGCTGTTGTCCCAAGTTGctggctgccagaagccaggattCAGAATAGGAGATTTGGCAGTTGGGGATAAGGAAGTTAAGAGCTCACACACCAGGGAGAGAACAATTGGAGGGTGGGActgattttctctctttttaaaatacatgttgaatagattaattttaattgtaattttaaagggaaaaaacaacatGAGATGCACACGCCTAGCAAGCAGAGGCTCTTTGGAGAAAAATGGCGAGAAAAACCTCCTGTTAAAAATACAAGTTGAGATTATATGGCACTAGTTATGTAACAGTCAATGGACCTATAACAGTGCTGCCCCACATGCAGAGATCACCTCTAACAACACCAAACCCTTGGAATCCAACATGATTAATTCATGCATTGGTTCTCAGTGAAGATTAATCCATAAAGAGGTTTTTCTGTTATGACTGGACAAAAACAATTAGAACTTTCAAAAAAAGGCCTGCCCCCACTATTCTAAAGTCTCATTCAAAATGACGTCCAATTAACctcatattttcaaaaaataaaatcctcccTTCCTCTAAGTTGGACTAAGacgttttaatgcagaaaggaacTTTTCTTAGCAAGCCAGGGATGAGCATAACCATAACAATGGAGCCACTCTCATGGCTCCATTACAGAGCAATACAGTGTGCAAGTGTGAAGAATTcaccagggtgggggtgggggtggcacagTTGATTGCCATGCACTAGAAATGATGTATTACAGAACCTGTATTATAGACTGAATTAAAACAAACCTTACATGTTAATACCAAAGGTATCTGAAACCTTTTACCCAATTACTTAGCTTTTCAATTAAACTATATGCATTTTTTATATCATGCCTCCTACAAAGAGAGAATctgaaaaaagtttaattttaaaatgtatttttcaatgtCCACATTAATACAAAAAGCCATCTGAGGAGAAAGCCTAGCTGAAACCAAACAATGGCAAAGCCCCACAGAACTAAAGGAATAGCTTGGTTTACttataaaatgaatgaaaaaccaATTTAACAATTTTCATGGCAGGAGAAGCAGCTATCTTGTTacagttatccccatattacacaaTCATCACAAAGTTTGTGGTGGGCTATTTTCTACTGAAACATACACACTGTTACTGCAAGAGCAACAGTGCATTGTCATAATTTGTATTGTTAAAGCAGTTCTCAGATGGAGCTAAGAGTCAGCTAATATCTTTGTGACCTATTATACTGAAgtgattttttaaagatattccATTAATTGCTCACCTCTGGCCTGGGCTAGAGTCCAAAGAGATGAACATAGGTAATTAACTTCTGAAACAACAAGCTTTCAAAGACTACATTGGCTAATTAGATAGAAATGATAGGTGAACCCAAGAGTTACCTTTTTAAAACTACAGGGACCGCAGTAACCGGATTTTTCTTAAGACTCTCAATGATTTCTGGCGCTTTATCACCATAGATACGGTAGATGGCTCTGCGCTGGATCACTTCCGACGTTCCTCCCAAGCAATCATCCAATCGGAATTTCTCCTGATCCTCTTGAGACATCCGAGACAGCTTTTTCTGAACACTCTCCAACACGCGTATTGTGGCCAGATTGGTTTCCAAGACAACATCCAACTGTTAAAGTTCACAAACGATACAACAGCGTAAGAAAGGATTCAGCAGCTGGTCTCTGCTCTCTTCTCCTTTGCTCAGATCTGTACTTCTATTTCAGTGTCCACTGGCTGGGGATCAGGGGCTTCAGTGAGGATTCTCCAACAGTACTCTCAATTGTAGAATTGACCCCCAGATTTCCCTACAGGCTATTTTGTGCTGCATTTGCCCTTGGCAAAGCAGGATGCTATGATGCAGTTGACATCATATCTGGTTTAGAGAGAGACTGTGCTTAGAAATAAAATCCTCTACACCAAAAGCAACATTTAAAGATACAGCACATGCAAGGGTACCAGCAGGGGCACCTCCAAGCCCGGCATGAAAAAGAGGGTATGTAAAGCTCTTGAAACCTTTTCCTCCCCTGATACACACAGTGGCATTATGGTGTTcgtgcctcctccccccagtctggAGAAGTACAAAGCAATCACCACTACTGGGGAGAAGTGGTGAAAGGGTTAACTTTGGAGAAAAGCAGCCTTGGGAAAGCAAACCCACACTAAAGCTAAAGGAGAAAGAAGGGGAGGGACTGACACAGCAAGAAGAGTTAACTCTAATAAACTGAGCCCTGCTCGGGATACAAAAAATTTATATCTGCATCTGATCCGTGATCTACAAAAATGATCTGTGGATATCCGCTTCCGCAGATATCAAGTGGATATCAACAGATTTACAAGGctttagatataaaatttggatctgtaTCTATCCATGAGCCACAAAAATAGTCCACGGATATCCATGGATTTTCAGGGCTTTACTAATAAAGCGTTCAGCATTTGGCTATTGACTATAaataaggctcagattttgtcacagatatttttagtaaaaatcatggacagatCACGAGCAATAAACAAAAGTTCACGGAAGCCCATGACTTGTCCgtgattttactaaaaatatctgtgaaaatgggaagggagggggtccagcacccacagtggctgggggctctgggataCCCCCACTGCCCTTCATGGCTGGGCTGCAGCGGGGAGGCCCCTTCGCCGCCTGCCAAAGGTAGGCCACTACAGGGGGTCCTCTCGCcgcctggggagctgggagatctgggggccctgctgcccaccagctaggagctgctgggggcccgTTGCTAGCAGTGACTGAGAACTGTGGGGCTGCCtactgacagctccagccccagggaagaaaatgtcacagaggtctctggaagtcacggtttctgtgacttccatgacataatcgtagccttaacTCTAAATAATTTCAAGGCTCTTGATCACATGAACAGGAGACCAAGTTGCAAAGTTCTAAGTTGAACAGCAGAACTACCTCAAACCGTTCGTCCTCACAGCGATGCAGCTGTTCCTCATAGGGCGTCTTCTTTGAGCTGACAAATGTAGAGTCTTCAGACCAGGATGGAAATGAGACCCAAGTGTCATTTAATACCTACAACAGAGTCAAACACAGCAGTCTACAGTGTCCTATGAAAAAGGACCTGTTCCTGAGGACCTGATAGGACCTCTACAGGGGAAAATATAAAGTAGTATATTAACATTGTTTCTATCAGCAGGCAGCCAGCTAGGTATTTTTGCCAATGATCTGTGCCAGAATTTTAAAACGTCAGCGTTGACCATTTCTCAGACATTGTGCATGTGAGTAGTTGCACCCAGACATTGTTCAAAAGGTTTCTAAGGTGTCCTTTGCTGCTGTTTCATAAGGAGGAAGAGATGTTTGTCTATAATAGTCAGCTACTGGTGATAATGGAGACAAAAACGCCAGTGCCAAGGAGGGTTGCTCTATTAAACCCAACTCCCACTTTCTGCCAGGATGCTCTGACTCAGAATACTCCTTTATAACAAAGGGCAGCAAGTGCTTCACAAACCTACAGGTTTCACTTCCCCtatcactagggccctaccaaattcatggtccattttggtcaatttcatggtcacaggattttaaaagttgtaaatttcatgatttcagcgatttaaatctgaaatttcacagtattgtaattgtaggggtcctgacccaaaaaggagttgggggggtaGGGAGGGTTGTGGTActactacccttacttctgcactgctctggcggcggcgctgccttcagagctgggcagctggagagtggcagctgctggctgggattcCAGCTCAGAAGgaagagccaccgccagcagcagcgcagaagtaagggtggcatggtatggtgttgccatccttgcttctgcgctgctgcctgcaaagTTGGGCCCACcgtcagcagctgcccagctctgacggcagcagTGCAGACGTGACGGTGGCATGGTAGGGTATTGCcgccttacttctgcgctgctgctggtggggcgctgccttcaaaactgggcacctggctaacagccgccgctctctggccacctagctctgaagacagcacggaagtaaggatggcaataccatgacccccacctgaaataaccttgtgacccccatgcaacccccttttgggtcaggacccccaatttaagAAACACTGGTCTACCCCATGAAATCcgtatagtataaggtaaaagcacacaataccagatttcacggtctgtgacgcgTTTTTAAtggccttgaatttggtagggtcccaCCGATCACTGAACACAGCCAACTTTGAATGACCCCATACTAGAACTGCACCCTGCttataaaggatttttttttttagggtttaACTCAAAATTTGCTTTTTGATGACTCACTGGCCTACTATGCTACAAAGTCTGTGTACATGCCCGATGCTGAAAAACTCATTTTATACTGTGAAATAAAACTTCTCTCCCCCATTCCCGCTGCCCCTTCTACCTATCACCAAGGACAAGGTGTGGGTCCACACACAAAGTTGTACCAGTTTAATGAAAGGTGTGATTTTATACTGATTCAGTTAAACAAGAGCAACTTTATGTGTGGCACTCTTATCTCCATATAAACCTGATTTATGTCAGTTTAGTTCAGATTAGCAAATTTACAGGTGCAACCTAAACGGACAGAAGCAGTCTTTAACTGTATAAGAGCCTACATACaaaagctgcaccagtttaaacAAAGTGATTTAAGTTAAATTGGTGCAGTGTTCATGTTTCAGAGAAACCCTAAATCATCATAAAAAATCAGTATGTGGAGGGCCCTGACTAGCCTGCTTTGGGAAAGGCTATCATTGCAGACTGGGGATTCAATGGTATTAAGCTTGGAGTACCTCCTTGCAAATGGCTGTTCTTCCGCTGCATTTTGGCTGCTGATAGGTTTTTGGAAGAGCCCGGTAACTCGACCCTATGCGTTTGCAGGAAGCATAATCAATTTCCCGACTCATTCCATCCCCAGATCGGTCACTCAGCGGAGAAGCAAATGAAAGCTCTTTCACTCCAAGGAAGGATTTGAACTGTGCAAAGAGTTCTGGGAATTTCcttaaaaaatgaacaaacataCGTAAGTAATTATATTTCACATCATCACATTCTGTCTGTTTTGTCCATTAAGTATTAATTACTTTGGTTCTTCACCATCTCTTATATTTCATGCAGATCATGGTCAAAACTAAACTGAAAACTAGGACTTTCCTGACTTAGCCCTA containing:
- the SIN3B gene encoding paired amphipathic helix protein Sin3b isoform X2, with amino-acid sequence MKLRGTKDLSVATVGKYGTLQEFSFFDKVRRVLKSQEVYENFLRCIALFNQELVSGSELLQLVTPFLGKFPELFAQFKSFLGVKELSFASPLSDRSGDGMSREIDYASCKRIGSSYRALPKTYQQPKCSGRTAICKEVLNDTWVSFPSWSEDSTFVSSKKTPYEEQLHRCEDERFELDVVLETNLATIRVLESVQKKLSRMSQEDQEKFRLDDCLGGTSEVIQRRAIYRIYGDKAPEIIESLKKNPVTAVPVVLKRLKAKEEEWREAQQGFNKIWREQYEKAYLKSLDHQAVNFKQNDTKALRSKSLLNEIESVYDEHQEQHSEGRSATTNEPHLIFIYEDKQILEDAASLISYYVKRQPTIQKEDQATIRQIVHHFVPELFFSPLPDHNVSEESTDEDRENHQGQTLDAPELRKKQVPGPPSSPLEEKAGFCDAAVAESHKPLDDVYSLFFANNNWYFFLRLHQTLCSRLLKIYRQAQKQLLEYRTEKEREKLLCEGRKEKSNDPAMELRLKQPSEVELEEYYPAFLDMVRSLLDGNIDPTQYEDTLREMFTIHAYIGFTMDKLVQNIVRQLHHLVSDDICLKVVELYLSERKRGAAGGNLSSRCVRAAKETSYQWKAERCMADENCFKVMFLQRKGQVIMTIELLDTEETQTEDPMEVQHLANYMEQYVGVEGVPNNQNDGFLLKPVFLQRNLKKFRKWQCKQVRALRSEVKSSWKRLIGVESACNMDCRFRLNTHKMMFIMNSEDYMYRRGTLSRAKQVQPMVLLKHHQQFEEWHSRWLEENVTVEAAELVQDWLMGDEDEDMVPCKTTCETVNVHGVPVNRYRVQYSRRPASP